In Halobaculum sp. XH14, a single genomic region encodes these proteins:
- a CDS encoding RimK family alpha-L-glutamate ligase → MKIGILYSRIRRDEKLLLGELRDRGHDVEKLDVRTLQFGLHGVSAGGVDVGDCDVVLDRCLATSRSLYATKFLQHYGVPVVNAPETAETCANKVKNSLALDAADVPTPATEVAFTSDAALEIIERFGYPCVLKPVIGSWGRLMAKIDTRSAAEAVLEHKETLGHYEHKVFYVQEFVEKPGRDVRVLACDGEPVAAMTRTSDHWLTNAAKGGETAAFDLDEEATELVEKASAAVGGGLLGVDLMEVGGAGSGEYTVHEVNHTVEFKALDGCVDVDVPAAVVDWLELKADVAAEAAAV, encoded by the coding sequence ATGAAGATCGGCATCCTCTACTCCCGCATCCGCCGGGACGAGAAGCTCCTCCTCGGGGAGCTGCGCGACCGCGGTCACGACGTCGAGAAGCTGGACGTTCGCACGCTCCAGTTCGGCCTCCACGGCGTGTCCGCCGGCGGGGTCGACGTGGGCGACTGCGACGTCGTCCTCGACCGCTGTCTCGCCACCTCGCGCTCGCTGTACGCGACCAAGTTCCTGCAGCACTACGGCGTGCCGGTCGTCAACGCGCCCGAGACGGCCGAGACCTGCGCGAACAAGGTGAAAAACAGCCTCGCGCTCGACGCCGCGGACGTCCCCACGCCCGCGACGGAGGTGGCGTTCACGAGCGACGCCGCCCTCGAGATCATCGAGCGGTTCGGCTACCCCTGCGTCCTCAAGCCGGTCATCGGCTCGTGGGGCCGCCTGATGGCGAAGATCGACACCCGCTCTGCGGCCGAGGCCGTCCTCGAACACAAGGAGACGCTCGGTCACTACGAGCACAAGGTGTTCTACGTCCAGGAGTTCGTCGAGAAGCCCGGCCGCGACGTACGCGTGCTCGCCTGCGACGGCGAGCCCGTTGCCGCGATGACGCGCACCTCGGACCACTGGCTCACGAACGCCGCGAAGGGCGGCGAGACGGCGGCGTTCGACCTGGACGAGGAGGCGACGGAACTGGTCGAGAAGGCCAGCGCCGCGGTCGGCGGCGGCCTGCTCGGCGTCGACCTGATGGAGGTCGGCGGGGCCGGAAGCGGCGAGTACACCGTCCACGAGGTGAACCACACGGTCGAGTTCAAGGCGCTGGACGGCTGCGTCGACGTCGACGTGCCCGCCGCGGTCGT
- the lysW gene encoding lysine biosynthesis protein LysW has translation MTEADCPECGSTVALHDDLEIGEILDCGTCGAELEVVDVSPPVLERAPELQEDWGE, from the coding sequence ATGACGGAAGCAGATTGCCCCGAGTGCGGGTCCACCGTGGCCCTGCACGACGACCTGGAGATCGGAGAGATACTCGACTGTGGCACGTGCGGTGCGGAACTGGAGGTCGTCGACGTCTCCCCGCCGGTCCTCGAGCGAGCCCCGGAGCTCCAAGAGGACTGGGGGGAGTGA